A portion of the Paenibacillus hamazuiensis genome contains these proteins:
- a CDS encoding aldehyde dehydrogenase family protein: MVLEAKKLFIGGQWVAGKRHYELFSPYNGENLGLIPLADRADVEAALASAHAAAKTMRRLTALERSQILERVSRLFEQKSEECALILAAENAKPLKAARAEIARTIETYKFASEEAKRIHGETVPLDAAKGGRGKFGFTVREPLGVIAAITPFNFPFNLTAHKLGPAFAAGNAVVLKPASQTPLSAFMTAGIFEQAGLPAGALNVVTGRGGDVGDLLVKDSRVKMVTFTGSYEVGLGIREKAGLKRVTLELGSNSAVIVDSAENIQAVAARCVEGSFNFAGQVCISIQRIFVKRELFELFLEAFVENAKRLVVGDPRLEQTDVSALIHIREAERIERWVAEAGQAGARIVLGGTREGAVFQPTVIAEGRSDLALSCSEAFGPVVVINPYEDWEDALAQVNASQYGLQAGVYTTSVQRAFEAAERLEVGGVIINDIPSFRVDHMPYGGVKNSGIGKEGVKYSTEEMTELKFVAFHL, from the coding sequence ATGGTCTTGGAGGCAAAAAAATTGTTTATCGGCGGTCAATGGGTCGCTGGAAAACGGCATTACGAACTGTTTTCCCCGTATAACGGAGAAAACCTTGGGCTCATCCCGCTCGCGGACCGGGCGGATGTGGAGGCGGCGCTGGCGAGCGCCCATGCTGCGGCGAAGACGATGCGACGTCTGACGGCGCTCGAACGATCGCAAATATTGGAGAGGGTGTCCCGGCTTTTTGAGCAAAAGTCGGAGGAATGTGCGCTCATCCTGGCAGCCGAGAACGCCAAGCCGCTCAAAGCGGCCAGGGCGGAGATCGCGCGCACGATAGAAACGTACAAGTTTGCCTCGGAAGAGGCCAAACGGATTCACGGCGAAACGGTTCCGCTGGATGCGGCCAAGGGCGGAAGGGGGAAGTTCGGGTTTACGGTGCGTGAACCGCTCGGTGTCATCGCGGCGATCACTCCGTTTAATTTTCCGTTCAACCTTACGGCGCATAAGCTCGGGCCGGCCTTTGCCGCCGGCAACGCCGTCGTGCTGAAACCGGCATCGCAAACGCCGCTTAGCGCCTTCATGACGGCCGGCATCTTCGAGCAGGCGGGCTTGCCTGCGGGAGCGCTTAACGTCGTGACCGGCCGGGGTGGCGATGTCGGAGACCTGCTCGTGAAAGACAGCCGGGTCAAAATGGTCACGTTTACCGGCAGCTATGAGGTCGGGCTCGGCATAAGGGAAAAAGCGGGGCTGAAGCGGGTCACGCTGGAGCTCGGATCGAACTCCGCCGTCATTGTCGACAGCGCCGAAAATATTCAAGCGGTAGCGGCCCGCTGCGTGGAAGGCTCTTTCAATTTCGCCGGTCAAGTATGCATTTCGATTCAGCGAATTTTCGTGAAGCGGGAGTTATTCGAGCTTTTTTTGGAGGCATTCGTCGAAAACGCGAAACGGCTCGTCGTCGGCGACCCGCGCTTAGAGCAGACGGATGTGTCGGCTCTCATCCACATACGCGAAGCGGAACGGATCGAACGCTGGGTGGCGGAAGCCGGGCAGGCCGGTGCACGGATCGTGCTCGGGGGGACGCGCGAAGGGGCCGTATTTCAGCCGACGGTCATCGCGGAGGGGCGTTCCGATTTGGCGCTGTCGTGCAGCGAGGCTTTCGGGCCGGTCGTCGTGATCAACCCGTACGAAGACTGGGAAGACGCTCTCGCCCAAGTGAATGCGTCGCAATACGGCCTGCAAGCCGGCGTGTATACGACCTCGGTGCAGCGGGCGTTTGAGGCGGCCGAACGGCTGGAGGTCGGCGGGGTGATCATCAACGACATTCCCTCCTTCCGGGTGGATCATATGCCTTACGGCGGCGTGAAGAACAGCGGCATCGGCAAGGAAGGCGTCAAATATTCCACGGAAGAGATGACGGAATTGAAGTTCGTGGCGTTTCATTTATAG
- the acnA gene encoding aconitate hydratase AcnA, whose protein sequence is MNHLARASLVVSGKEYAYYRIQALEEHGFGNVSGLPYCIKVLLEAAVRECDHTGITEDHIRKLAQWTTKRDPNQEIPFKPARILLHDTTGLPAIVDLAAMRQAMHRIGGAPSKVNPLIPVDLVIDHSVTVDYFARPDALELNEDKEFERNRERFRFFRWARQAFENIRIVPPSTGIMHQINMELLSSVAVTKAVDGSAVVYPDSLVGTDSHTTMINGLGIVAWGVGGIEAEAAMLGQPLYFVTPEVVGFRLTGSLPEGTTATDLALTVTQMLRKKGVVGKFVEFFGPGVARMSVADRATIANMAPEYGATMGYFPVDRETLRYLRQIGRSEEQLALIEAYYGAQGMLATPERAEPVYPDIIELDLSTVVPSLAGPKRPQDRVDLSRMKQAYNGIVRSPISQGGYGLTEEELEKTVTVCHPNGETSLISHGSVVLAAITSCTNTSNPSVLIGAGLLAKKAVEKGLRKPFFVKSSLTPGSRVVTDYLTESGLLPYLEQLGFHITGYGCATCIGNSGPLPDEISEAVQRGDLVVAGVLSGNRNFEGRIHPQIRANYLASPPLVVAYALAGTVNIDFAGEPIGRDERGEPVFLKDIWPSSAEIEEWMALAVRPELFRKRYANVYEANPRWNELDVPEGELYAWDAGSTYIQEPPFLAGIEKNAPGIREIGSARVLALLGDSVTTDHASPSGAIKPDSPAGQYLLQHGVKREDFNSYPSRRGNHEVMIRGAFANVRIRNQLVPGSEGGVTVYLPTGETMSIFDAAMKYRENGTALAVIAGKEYGTGSSRDWAAKGPYLLGVKMIIAESFERIHRSNLVGMGVLPLQFVPGTSAASLGITGRERFDTAGLNDGIAPGQTIRIIATREDGTRFEFPVIVRLDNVVDVEYYRNGGIMQTVFRKL, encoded by the coding sequence ATGAATCACCTGGCACGGGCATCTTTAGTCGTCAGCGGCAAGGAATACGCGTATTACCGTATACAAGCTTTGGAGGAGCACGGATTTGGGAATGTGTCCGGCCTGCCTTATTGCATAAAGGTTCTTCTGGAGGCGGCCGTCCGGGAATGCGATCATACCGGGATTACCGAAGATCATATCCGCAAGCTGGCGCAATGGACGACGAAACGGGATCCTAACCAGGAAATTCCGTTTAAACCGGCGCGCATCCTGCTTCATGACACAACGGGGCTGCCGGCCATTGTCGACCTGGCGGCCATGCGTCAAGCGATGCATCGGATCGGGGGAGCCCCTTCCAAAGTCAATCCTTTAATACCGGTCGACCTGGTTATCGATCACTCCGTCACGGTGGATTATTTCGCCCGGCCGGACGCCCTGGAATTAAACGAGGATAAGGAGTTCGAGCGGAACCGCGAACGGTTTCGGTTTTTCCGCTGGGCCCGCCAGGCTTTCGAAAATATCCGCATCGTACCGCCGTCGACCGGGATCATGCACCAGATCAATATGGAGCTGTTATCGTCCGTTGCCGTTACCAAAGCTGTCGACGGTTCCGCGGTCGTATACCCCGACTCCTTGGTCGGTACCGATTCGCACACGACGATGATTAACGGACTCGGTATCGTTGCCTGGGGAGTAGGCGGCATTGAAGCGGAGGCGGCGATGCTTGGCCAGCCGTTATATTTCGTGACGCCGGAGGTGGTCGGCTTCAGATTGACCGGCTCGCTTCCGGAAGGAACGACGGCGACCGACCTTGCGCTGACCGTCACGCAGATGCTGAGGAAAAAAGGCGTTGTCGGCAAGTTCGTCGAATTTTTCGGACCCGGGGTCGCCCGCATGAGTGTAGCCGACCGGGCAACGATCGCCAATATGGCTCCGGAATACGGAGCGACGATGGGGTATTTCCCGGTGGACCGCGAAACGTTGCGGTATTTGCGGCAAATCGGGCGCAGCGAAGAGCAACTCGCGCTTATCGAAGCTTATTACGGCGCACAGGGGATGCTGGCGACGCCGGAGCGCGCCGAACCTGTCTACCCGGACATCATCGAACTTGATCTTTCCACTGTCGTTCCGAGCCTGGCCGGACCTAAGCGCCCGCAGGATCGGGTCGACCTTTCCCGCATGAAGCAAGCTTACAACGGCATCGTACGCTCCCCCATCAGCCAAGGAGGGTACGGCTTAACCGAGGAAGAGCTGGAAAAAACGGTTACCGTCTGCCATCCGAACGGAGAGACAAGCCTTATTTCGCACGGTTCGGTCGTGCTGGCCGCGATAACAAGCTGCACCAACACGTCCAACCCGTCCGTGCTGATCGGTGCAGGGCTTCTGGCCAAAAAGGCGGTGGAGAAAGGTCTGCGCAAGCCGTTTTTCGTCAAAAGCTCGCTCACTCCGGGATCGCGCGTAGTGACCGATTATTTGACGGAATCCGGGCTTCTGCCATATTTGGAGCAGCTCGGCTTTCATATCACAGGTTACGGCTGCGCCACGTGTATCGGCAATTCGGGACCTTTGCCCGACGAAATCAGCGAGGCCGTTCAGCGCGGCGACCTGGTCGTTGCGGGAGTGCTGTCGGGCAACCGCAACTTCGAAGGCCGGATTCATCCGCAGATTAGAGCGAACTATTTGGCTTCGCCTCCGCTTGTCGTCGCTTATGCGCTGGCCGGAACCGTCAATATCGATTTCGCGGGCGAACCTATAGGCCGTGATGAGCGCGGCGAACCTGTATTTTTAAAGGATATCTGGCCTTCGTCCGCAGAAATCGAAGAGTGGATGGCTCTCGCGGTTCGTCCGGAGTTATTTCGCAAGCGATATGCCAACGTCTACGAGGCGAACCCCCGGTGGAACGAGCTGGACGTTCCGGAAGGCGAGCTTTACGCCTGGGATGCAGGTTCGACTTACATTCAGGAGCCGCCTTTTCTTGCAGGTATTGAGAAAAATGCCCCAGGCATCCGGGAAATCGGCTCCGCCCGGGTTCTCGCCTTGCTGGGCGATTCCGTGACGACCGACCATGCTTCCCCGTCCGGCGCCATCAAACCGGACAGTCCGGCAGGACAGTATTTGCTGCAGCATGGCGTGAAGCGGGAAGACTTCAACTCGTACCCTTCCCGGCGCGGAAATCACGAAGTGATGATTCGCGGAGCGTTTGCCAATGTCCGAATCCGCAATCAGCTGGTGCCGGGCTCCGAAGGCGGGGTTACGGTCTATCTGCCGACCGGCGAAACGATGTCCATCTTTGACGCGGCGATGAAATACCGGGAGAACGGCACCGCTCTGGCGGTCATCGCCGGCAAGGAATACGGCACGGGAAGTTCGAGAGATTGGGCGGCGAAGGGGCCTTACCTGCTCGGGGTCAAAATGATCATCGCGGAAAGCTTCGAACGCATTCACCGCAGCAACCTGGTTGGCATGGGCGTTCTTCCGCTGCAGTTCGTCCCCGGCACAAGCGCCGCGTCGCTGGGCATTACCGGCCGCGAGCGTTTCGACACCGCCGGCCTGAACGACGGGATCGCGCCGGGTCAAACGATCCGCATCATCGCGACGCGCGAAGATGGAACCCGCTTCGAATTCCCCGTCATCGTCCGGCTCGATAACGTCGTCGACGTGGAATATTATCGGAACGGCGGCATTATGCAGACCGTCTTTCGCAAGCTGTAA
- a CDS encoding LysR family transcriptional regulator, with translation MDERDWMIIHVLYEKKNITKAAQSLFITQPALTKRLMVIEEELGVKIVNRGIRGVHFTPQGEYLAKRASELLSLYRDIREDLTNMTDEVIGTIRLGVSTFFSKYKLPIILRLFKEQYPKAEFHVETLKSQDIFNLVYNQEVHVGFVRGGYSWPGRKHLLFQEKIYIVSKFPVDFADLPNVPKIDYQTDNLFKSLIDNWWADHFSKPPLVAMKVDRGDTGREMVVNGLGYAILPAMFINDIPDLHKLEVNDKNNNPILRETWMFYYEESLSNNVVKAFVEFVEGLDLQDISALPE, from the coding sequence ATGGATGAACGGGACTGGATGATCATACATGTACTGTACGAGAAAAAAAATATTACCAAAGCCGCGCAAAGCTTATTCATTACCCAGCCTGCGCTGACTAAACGCCTCATGGTCATCGAAGAAGAGCTTGGAGTCAAAATCGTCAACCGCGGCATCAGGGGCGTGCATTTTACCCCTCAAGGCGAATATTTGGCCAAACGCGCCTCCGAGCTGCTTTCCTTATACCGGGACATCAGGGAAGACTTGACCAATATGACGGATGAAGTGATAGGAACGATCCGGCTTGGCGTTTCTACATTTTTCAGCAAGTACAAGCTGCCGATTATTTTGAGATTGTTCAAGGAGCAGTATCCCAAGGCGGAGTTTCATGTCGAAACCCTCAAAAGCCAAGACATTTTCAATCTCGTATACAATCAGGAGGTGCATGTCGGTTTCGTGCGCGGCGGGTACAGCTGGCCGGGACGAAAGCATCTTTTGTTCCAGGAGAAAATTTATATCGTCTCCAAATTTCCCGTTGATTTTGCCGACCTTCCGAATGTGCCGAAAATCGATTACCAGACCGATAACTTATTCAAATCGTTGATCGACAACTGGTGGGCGGATCATTTTTCCAAACCTCCGTTAGTTGCAATGAAGGTCGACCGCGGAGATACGGGACGGGAAATGGTCGTCAACGGACTCGGGTACGCGATTTTGCCGGCCATGTTTATAAACGACATTCCGGACCTGCACAAGCTCGAGGTGAACGATAAAAACAACAATCCGATACTAAGGGAAACGTGGATGTTTTATTACGAGGAATCGCTTTCCAATAACGTCGTGAAAGCGTTTGTAGAATTTGTAGAGGGCTTGGATCTGCAGGATATCAGCGCATTGCCGGAATAA
- a CDS encoding Ldh family oxidoreductase, with translation MTQMMIKPDKLTEFAARLFIGGGLRDEDARTIAEDLVKANLRGLDSHGVSRIPMYLERIRRGVVHSRPHITVKNITPAVSLVDGDDGMGFLAGHRAMDEAIRLAAQSGIGLVGVRRSTHYGMAALYVQQAIEAGYIALAYTNSSPAIPVWGGRTAFLGASPFAAGIPGGQEVPYVLDMAMTVIARGKIRLAATHGEPIALGLALDKDGVPTTDARKAFEGVCLPFGGAKGAALAMLMDLLAGVLTGANYGGDVKSLYFDHSEPQNVGHLFIAIKPDLFIPKEEFEERMDTFVTRAKECPKAQGFDEILIPGEPEERTAAKRRVQGIPLTSEVVDSLRKEAELQGMDPKDYDIGG, from the coding sequence ATGACACAAATGATGATAAAACCCGACAAGCTGACCGAGTTTGCAGCCCGGCTGTTCATCGGCGGCGGTTTGCGGGACGAGGATGCACGTACGATTGCGGAGGATCTTGTGAAGGCGAACTTAAGAGGGCTTGACTCTCATGGCGTATCGCGGATTCCTATGTATTTGGAGCGGATTCGAAGAGGGGTTGTCCATTCGAGGCCCCATATAACGGTAAAAAATATCACCCCCGCCGTCTCGCTGGTCGACGGGGATGACGGAATGGGTTTTTTGGCAGGGCACCGGGCGATGGATGAAGCGATCCGGCTCGCCGCTCAAAGCGGAATCGGTCTGGTTGGGGTCAGACGCAGCACCCATTACGGCATGGCCGCTCTTTATGTGCAGCAGGCGATTGAAGCGGGATACATTGCGCTGGCCTATACCAACTCATCGCCGGCGATTCCGGTTTGGGGCGGGAGAACGGCGTTTCTCGGCGCGAGTCCGTTTGCTGCGGGAATTCCCGGCGGACAAGAGGTGCCATATGTGCTCGATATGGCGATGACGGTCATCGCCCGCGGAAAAATCCGGCTTGCCGCAACGCACGGAGAACCGATAGCGCTTGGGCTGGCCTTGGATAAAGACGGCGTTCCGACGACCGATGCGCGGAAAGCTTTTGAAGGGGTTTGTTTGCCCTTTGGGGGCGCCAAAGGAGCCGCGCTCGCCATGCTGATGGATTTGCTCGCCGGTGTGCTTACGGGAGCGAATTATGGCGGAGATGTGAAAAGCTTGTACTTCGATCACTCGGAGCCTCAAAACGTCGGGCATTTATTTATCGCCATAAAGCCGGATCTTTTTATACCGAAGGAAGAATTTGAGGAGCGCATGGACACTTTCGTTACGCGTGCCAAGGAATGCCCGAAGGCGCAGGGCTTCGATGAAATATTGATCCCGGGAGAACCGGAGGAAAGAACGGCGGCAAAACGCCGAGTCCAAGGAATTCCTTTGACGAGCGAGGTTGTGGACAGTCTTCGCAAAGAGGCAGAGCTGCAGGGCATGGACCCGAAAGACTACGATATCGGCGGATGA
- a CDS encoding sugar phosphate isomerase/epimerase family protein, which produces MKWAYPYATPETRLPILGFRGSPDEVFSDLKRLGYDGIEAFVRNPGEIDIALLERQLSRCGLQMAAVGTGPVVSEDKLTFAAESAEARKAAVWRALQIVEFASHFGAPVAIGKLRGDINEGQPERSMGWIREALEQVCARADKRGIQVLLEPQNKSVINNLNGTRETVRFIRDLQIPNLKLMLDIYHMDTEDGSTVKGFAEGKGLLRYIHAADHDRLPPGQGGMDFGFIMRELHAADYTGYITPEIVQKPDSFTAAKLSVDFLRSLVPA; this is translated from the coding sequence GTGAAATGGGCATACCCATATGCAACGCCGGAAACACGTCTGCCGATACTGGGATTTCGCGGCAGTCCGGATGAGGTTTTCTCCGATCTGAAGCGGCTCGGATATGACGGGATTGAAGCTTTTGTCCGCAATCCCGGCGAAATCGATATCGCTCTGCTCGAACGGCAGCTTTCCCGCTGCGGTCTCCAAATGGCCGCAGTAGGGACGGGGCCGGTCGTGAGCGAAGATAAGCTGACTTTTGCGGCGGAATCCGCCGAGGCCAGAAAGGCTGCGGTTTGGCGTGCGCTGCAAATCGTCGAGTTCGCTTCGCATTTCGGCGCTCCTGTCGCCATCGGCAAGCTTCGGGGCGATATCAATGAGGGGCAACCGGAGCGGTCTATGGGGTGGATTCGTGAAGCGCTCGAACAGGTATGTGCACGTGCGGATAAGCGCGGCATCCAAGTGCTGCTCGAGCCGCAAAACAAGTCGGTCATTAACAATTTGAACGGAACGCGGGAAACGGTACGGTTTATACGAGATTTGCAGATTCCCAATTTAAAGCTCATGCTTGATATTTACCATATGGACACTGAGGACGGATCGACGGTAAAAGGGTTCGCCGAGGGCAAAGGGCTGCTCCGTTACATTCATGCTGCGGATCATGACCGTCTGCCGCCCGGCCAGGGCGGGATGGACTTTGGTTTTATTATGCGAGAGCTACACGCAGCGGATTATACGGGTTATATCACTCCGGAAATCGTGCAAAAACCGGACAGCTTCACGGCAGCCAAACTTTCGGTCGATTTTTTGCGTTCCCTGGTTCCGGCGTGA
- a CDS encoding MFS transporter has protein sequence MRVVLSTVIVIALGFTTMMSITRPLVTLAASQLGAGAFEVGLLTAAYAFLPLLFAIYAGKLADKAGDKPPLIIGTIGAAVGLIIPYLAPSMLSLYVSQIVTGIAHILIMISLQNVLGHAAAEHNRDRYFSMFSMFVSVGGFVGPAAGGYLAETVSYSHAFLTASAIGILPILFSFFIPAGRKGTVKEDKTDGTRSGTLTLLKNPTIRKALASSALVLYSRDIFIAYYPLFAAKLGHTESQIGWIIALQGLAMVAVRLFLARLVDMFERRWVLLASIMLAGVSFLLFPLAGDLVIFAILSSVMGIGLGCGQPLSMTTTYNASPKSKTGEVLGLRLAINRLSQLIAPLIFGLIGAWGGIAFVFYFSGLFLVGGALFTRSGSGEASHAKKL, from the coding sequence ATGCGGGTGGTTTTAAGCACCGTTATCGTCATTGCGTTAGGCTTTACGACCATGATGAGCATTACGAGACCGCTCGTCACATTGGCCGCCTCCCAGCTCGGCGCCGGAGCTTTTGAGGTCGGTCTGTTGACGGCGGCGTACGCGTTTTTGCCGCTCCTCTTCGCCATTTACGCGGGGAAGCTCGCCGATAAGGCGGGGGATAAGCCGCCGCTCATTATTGGCACCATCGGAGCGGCCGTGGGGTTAATAATCCCTTATCTGGCACCGTCCATGCTTTCGCTGTACGTCTCTCAGATCGTCACGGGAATCGCCCACATATTAATTATGATTTCCTTGCAAAATGTACTCGGTCATGCAGCCGCCGAACACAACCGGGACCGTTACTTCAGCATGTTCAGCATGTTCGTCTCCGTCGGCGGCTTCGTCGGGCCGGCTGCAGGCGGCTATTTAGCCGAGACGGTTTCGTATTCGCATGCTTTTCTGACTGCATCCGCCATCGGGATCCTACCGATCCTATTTTCGTTTTTTATCCCTGCCGGGAGGAAAGGTACGGTCAAGGAGGACAAGACCGACGGCACCCGCTCAGGCACCTTGACCTTGCTGAAAAATCCGACCATTCGCAAAGCGCTCGCCTCGAGTGCTTTGGTGCTTTATTCCCGGGACATTTTCATAGCATACTATCCGCTGTTTGCGGCGAAGCTGGGTCACACCGAATCGCAAATCGGCTGGATTATCGCCCTTCAGGGCTTAGCTATGGTCGCTGTGCGCCTTTTTTTGGCTAGGCTCGTAGACATGTTTGAGCGCCGCTGGGTTTTGCTGGCATCCATCATGCTTGCCGGCGTCTCGTTTCTGCTTTTTCCGCTTGCCGGAGATCTTGTTATATTTGCCATTCTGAGCAGCGTGATGGGTATCGGATTAGGCTGCGGCCAACCGCTCTCGATGACAACAACGTACAACGCATCCCCGAAATCGAAAACGGGGGAAGTGCTCGGCCTGAGACTGGCGATAAATCGGCTTTCCCAGCTGATTGCTCCCTTGATTTTCGGATTGATCGGGGCTTGGGGCGGAATCGCGTTTGTGTTTTATTTCAGCGGGTTATTTCTTGTCGGCGGCGCTCTGTTCACGAGGTCCGGCTCAGGTGAAGCGAGTCATGCGAAAAAGTTATGA
- a CDS encoding tripartite tricarboxylate transporter substrate binding protein: MFFEKKRVTTMILAGSLAVSLAACGGEGKEAGPNSNASKSAGSAASSAKSNYPEKPMSLFVPAGAGGGLDVMARTMAKVLPAAKLVEQTMTVENKPGGGQITGTTEFAMKDAGNNYKLMITSTPFVLNYVKKEGAATVSFRDVTPLARMQVDFEGIAVKADSKYKDLKSFVDDLKANPSKVTIVGGGAPGTLDYLNSILVADKSGVDITKIKYVAYDGGGEAMTALLGGNGDAMTSDLSSFAEYIKAGKVRVLGIGAPEKIKGEFSGIPTYKDQGLDLVVANWRGVFGPKNMADAAKKYWEEKLKALSDSKEWNDELAKIGLQNGYMNSADFIKSMEAEESSYSATLKKLGLGK, from the coding sequence ATGTTTTTTGAAAAGAAAAGGGTCACGACGATGATACTGGCAGGATCGCTTGCCGTAAGTTTAGCCGCATGCGGCGGCGAAGGAAAAGAAGCGGGCCCAAATTCAAACGCTTCCAAATCCGCAGGCTCGGCAGCAAGTTCGGCAAAGTCGAACTATCCGGAGAAACCGATGAGCTTGTTTGTTCCGGCCGGAGCCGGAGGCGGACTTGATGTCATGGCCAGAACGATGGCTAAAGTGCTGCCCGCCGCCAAACTGGTGGAGCAGACGATGACCGTTGAAAATAAACCGGGCGGCGGCCAGATTACCGGCACGACCGAATTTGCGATGAAAGATGCCGGAAACAATTACAAATTGATGATTACCTCCACACCTTTCGTATTGAATTATGTTAAAAAAGAAGGCGCTGCCACGGTCTCGTTCAGAGATGTGACCCCGCTCGCAAGGATGCAGGTTGATTTTGAAGGCATCGCCGTGAAAGCGGATTCAAAATATAAAGATTTAAAATCGTTCGTCGATGATTTGAAAGCGAACCCTTCGAAAGTGACGATTGTCGGCGGTGGCGCACCGGGGACGCTGGATTATCTGAATTCCATTCTGGTTGCGGACAAGTCGGGCGTCGATATTACGAAAATCAAATACGTTGCGTATGACGGCGGCGGAGAAGCGATGACGGCGCTGCTTGGCGGGAATGGCGACGCGATGACCTCCGATTTGTCCAGCTTTGCGGAGTATATTAAAGCGGGGAAAGTCAGGGTGCTCGGCATCGGCGCCCCGGAAAAAATAAAAGGCGAATTCAGCGGCATTCCAACGTATAAAGATCAGGGATTGGACCTTGTGGTCGCCAACTGGCGCGGAGTATTCGGGCCGAAAAACATGGCGGACGCCGCCAAAAAATATTGGGAAGAAAAGCTGAAAGCTCTCTCGGACAGCAAAGAGTGGAATGATGAGCTTGCCAAAATCGGTCTGCAAAACGGGTATATGAACAGTGCGGACTTCATTAAGTCAATGGAAGCCGAAGAATCGTCTTATTCGGCGACACTCAAAAAATTAGGTCTTGGAAAATAA
- a CDS encoding tripartite tricarboxylate transporter TctB family protein has product MNKTFDRYAGIVFLALGALCISESLKISKGAYGSGVGPNTLPMALGIVLILLSIRLIYETFRYAKSEKAPANLDYKRFAIIFAAALLYAFFIEDLGYVITTFLFLFVGFQTMERGRVWSSLIIAAVFSFGVYYLYVDVLEGTLPGFPSWLS; this is encoded by the coding sequence TTGAACAAAACGTTTGATCGCTACGCCGGTATTGTATTCCTTGCCCTGGGCGCCTTATGTATCAGCGAAAGCTTGAAAATATCGAAAGGCGCCTATGGCAGCGGCGTCGGTCCGAATACTTTGCCAATGGCACTGGGCATTGTTTTGATTTTGCTCAGCATCCGGCTCATTTACGAAACATTCCGTTATGCGAAATCGGAGAAGGCGCCCGCGAATTTGGACTATAAGCGGTTCGCCATCATTTTTGCCGCTGCCCTCCTATATGCCTTTTTCATAGAGGATCTGGGGTATGTCATCACGACTTTTCTATTTTTGTTTGTCGGTTTTCAGACGATGGAGAGGGGAAGGGTATGGTCATCTTTGATTATCGCTGCTGTTTTTTCCTTCGGCGTCTATTACCTGTACGTTGACGTGCTTGAAGGCACGCTTCCCGGCTTCCCGTCTTGGCTAAGCTGA